GAAGTAACAGTTTAGGGGAAAGCAATTAGGATATACCATACCTACAGAATTCAGATTTCTACTGCCAACCATGTGGACACGTTTAATTTCTAGAAACTAGACATGTCCATAAAATGCTAAATTGCAAATAACATCCACTGAATAAAAAGGCCAGAAGTTTATAATTCTCTAAATTTTGTTCTCTGATAATCACTACAATGTATGCTATTTTTAATAGCCTAATTTAGGCACTCTATTTAATAAGCTACATAAAATAGATTTATGTCCTTCCACTAGAAAGAAATCAATTCTTCAGGCCATACTTGTCATTTATAtcataaagaatatttttgttccaAGAAATTAATTATCCTGATTCCTATATTAATGGCAAGTTGCAATACCAGAAGTGACACAAGAATTAGataatcttttttaaatatttgatttataCTGAAGACATTTGTTATATTTTGTGTCACTCCATGTTGTGGCTCCATGACAGTTAAaactttcccttccctccccactccccccctcTACGCAAAGGTCCACCTCCTCATTTGTGACTATGGAAGGTCAAGTAGCAAGTCTCAGTAAGTAAACGTCTCTCATACTTTTGAAACACAAAAGGAGAAGCCacctcccttcccaccctccatacttagaaaaaaataaaccaaaacaaaccccaaacctcttTTTACTCGCTTAAATGGGTATTTGCAAAATTGTGTCACAAAAACGCACAGTGAAAATGACTGATTAGTATTAATAATTCACAGATAGAGCTGAGGTCATCACTTATCATGTTTGGCATTGTTTTTCCTCATGGTGATCCTGGCTGGTTACTTTCAGCAGTGGCTCAGTTTTTGAAGTAAAAACGATCAACTCTGCAGCAGAGTTTTGCCTCTGACCAGGGGCATCACACATCtgtggcatttttttaaatgaagttggCAACTGCATGGACGTTGAAAATGCAGATTACACTTACAGTGTCTAGACTTTCATATATGTGCTCAGTTACAATTAAGTGAAGCAAAAAGTGTACATATTATCCCTACTGCTATTCTGTCGCTACAGAGCCGCAAATGTGAAAAGCAATACCTTGAAATAAAGATTTCTTTGTTGCCCCTAGTCTACATAGCAGCACAGTTTAAGTAAACACTAAAACTGTGGTTgagatgcttttttattttttctccaaagatgTAAACATCAGTCCCAGTGTCGTAAACTTTGCTGTATAGGATGAGACAGACGATCCGAGGCAGGATGACTATCAGACACTAGTGACAGAAGCTTGCAGGCAGTTAGCAGGTTTCTGCAGTTTCTCAGCTTCACTGGTCGGCGGGTCTGCAGTGGCTCGGAAGTTGAACGTTGGGCCTGCGCCACCATGTGCGGGGCTCAGAGCAGGGTTCTGACGTCTGTTGCTTTCAACAATACTTGAAGTATTGGATGCCAGGCTCTCACGAGTActagaatggaaaagaaatatatatacacactcataTATGACATGCCTATGTATCTATCCACCAGACAGGAAACGAGAATAGAGTGTTTTGTAACAGGCTTCCTGTGTTTGTATGTAATGTCACATCAGTGAACCATCTAATTTTGACGGTATACACATGTTCCTCCAAAACAGATTCCAGAGGTACTCAGCAGCCACCATACTGTAACACAGGTATAGCACTAAGCAGAGCTGAAGCTGTCACACAAACTGTAAGCTGAACCAGTATCAAGCATCTGGATTTTTCATTCAAGGAAACAGCTTCCATCTTGCAAGTGGAacatattaattttctttcctgcctgGTGCATTTTTGCACAAAGTAACTTCATCAAATCAGCTCTGTTGACTAGGCAGAGCTAGAAAAGCAATCATGTAACACAGCTTCCTCTGTTGTCTCCTCTTCTACCTGTCTTTGTACACAAAATATTAACTCAAAATGCTACTTTACATTAAACCCACAATGTTTCTAAACACAAGGCTTCAATTTAGCTTTGCAGCTGAGACAATTGCAACTTACAAGACACTGAGAAATCTTAACTGCCTGGTCTGTGATCATGCCCTAAACAACTAGTGCTgctattttattcataaaatgGACAACATTCCTTCAGTTCTAACGTATTGTTTATCCATGGCAGTGACAGGACACTGAGCACTTTTAAAGACTAAGCCTTTTAATGACACATCTAAATACAAACACAGAGGAGCCTGTGTTTTAGgctacagctttaaaaaaactcAGCCAAGATATGCTAAGGCTAGTTTTGCCACTATTACTCATTTTGTTCTCTTTCcgcttttaataatttttgatTTCCAAATAATGTCTTCATGTGAAGACAGAGGTTTGGGTTTTCAAATAGCCATGTGGCCCCTGGTCATGTACCCTTCACCTACATCCCTACTTCTTTGCAAAATGACATCACCACTGGCTATGGAGATGTTTACAGAGGACATCTAGAGGACTGAATGGGTTTATTCAATAAGAGCTAGAAACAAAGACACTAATGACAGAGTTTCATAGTCAGTTTAAAGCCAACCTAAATTTACCTGCTACTGAAAGGGGCAGCTCTTGCCTGCCTTGTGTGGACCTGACCCTGCCACATGTTCCTGCTGCTTCCCTGATGCTGAGCCTTGCAGCCAGCCACATCAGGGACCGCTCTCAGTTAAATACTAgccctaagaaaaaaaaaaaaaaagattagtgcTAGCATCAGGGGAAGAGTAGGAATATAcagctttggatgtggcaggggAGAACTGTGTCAGTGCATAGCATGGGAAGGAAGAAACACCTTGTGCAGTTGTAGGGCAGATTTAAATCATCTTAAACTGACTGAATCTGAAAAATCAATGTTGTTACGAAACTTGCATAAATCTTTTAAATTGATTGAAATCGTACTGATCATCTTCTGCCAATTATCACCTTATTGTCAGTAGTTCCTAACAGCTGTGATGGGTGAAGCACACAGTAAGAGATCTCTCTGAGCCGCAATGATGTATGGTGCACTTCTGTTGCTCATTTTTTGAttcctctccctctgctttttaatgaaaatagatGCAACCTTTGTTTTCCAGATATTATTCGCTAATTGTATCATTCTTTATGGGATCACCAATTCCAGATCTTCAAACATTTTCAGTTCTGATATTACAAACTGACCATTACAACGTGTATACACAAAGACTAGTGAGAATTTTGCATGCAGAGTAATGCCAAAATTAGCTCTTCCTCTAGGTGACATAAGAACAGCAGTATTATATAagctataaaaataaaggaataaaattaatattGACAGCTAACATTTACTAATTTGCATAAAAGCAATGAACAAAATACTGTGACGCTGCTTTCCCAATGGTGATGTGTTCACGAATTTCATACACAAATTACTTTTGAAGTCAAATGACCACTGCAAATCTCTAACTACATCCTgtgagttttttttaaatgcccctTTTTTCAATTTGCcacactttaaaaatatactttttctttcacAGTGTGGAATTGGTAATCTTGATTCCCCAAGCAACACTGCACACttccatttaaatgaaaagataCCACCACACCTCATGAAGTTGAGAGTTACAACCTCAGTGGAGGCTAGAAGAGTATACCTGAGGGATATCACTACATGCATGTCCTGTTCTTATACTCTTCCCTAGGCATCTGCTAACGGACACTGTCAGATCTAGGTGAATCTTACCAGATGGATGCtggatgtttttttctgtatttcctggAAAAGGGCTGTGGAGTACATTTTTTGTTATAAGGTAGGAAAGTAATAACAGCATGGTAATTATAGCCAAAGGGCTAAATTCACCCTcagttcaatttatttttatagatttataCACCAAAACTCAGCAAAATCATCCAATTTAATCATCTTGAAgcaaaactcattaaaaagacTTTGAAATATCCAGACTATACACTGGTCCTGGTCTTACAAAACAAATACACATGAAAACCCTGTGGAACgttgactactttttttttttttttaaagcttacttTATGTGGCCTTgccaaaaaaaagacatttgttaataagtttcgggtttttttaaaaaaacggGATGTGTGGAACACAATCATTATTAAAAGCTGCTTATCTATTTCCCTTTTGATCTAAACAAAGTGGTATAGCAGCACTAAATCCAGTATGCTCGCCATATTATCTTCTCTTGCTAGCTAAGTTTAAGATTAACATCAACAGAAATTTTAGCTTTTGTGTAAATAATTAGGGAAGGAAAGTCTGCCTTTGTGTTAACCAGAAACACAAGCTTGATATACAGCTAGCAAAATAGTAGTCTTAAGAACCGATTTTTATCCAGTTGACATCCTATCCTGAAGGTGAAATGCACTCTGCGGGGTGAGACAGTCTGAGCAAGAAGCAACCACCACCTTATACTCCCCCACAAAAACTGACTGCAAGTATAGAACTTCAACTAAAAGAAGAGATTACATTTAACAAAGAACAGCACAAATAGCCTCATACAACAATTGTATGTAAGAAAGATGCCAAGAATCTGCAGAACAATCGACAACAGGAACAAATTCAAAACCTTAAGTTTCTTTTTTAAGCTAGACTCAGTGTAAGTGGTACAATTtactcaaattatttttcaaattttttactCAGAAAAATTATACGTATGTTAAAAGCCTGCTCTAGTTTAATAATCACTGCATGCTCCAACAGGCCCAATAATTGCTGCCTTGTCATTAACATCAAGTGGGAGTAGCCATCAAATCCAAAGGAATTTATTCCAGAGAGACATGACTTTAACTGAAAATGAAGTTTAGCCCTGTGTAGAAGCAGGAAATCCTTCACATGCCTTTCTGGGAGCCTTTgctatagattaaaaaaaatatgtaattctgAGGAATAAGAACAccttttacaggggaaaaaaatgacaaaccaacacaaaacccaaaaaaccccattttcttTCACCTAATACAAATCCAGTCttggaggttttatttttaaacacaggcAATAAATAATTTAAGCTCAAGTATGACACTATAAGAGAACTACTACTGTAAATGATTTCTGTGTTCTTAGAGTCATTGTTCTGAACTCTGATGGGTTGCTATCCAGGGCAAACAAAACCAGTCAAGGTCCATTCCAGCAGGGACCTAGGACTGTCAGAggtcagagagagaaggaagaaggctGAGTGAAGGATTCTTAACCTGGAAATGAGCTTGTGAAATCTCCAGGGCAGGGAACACACCAGCAACTCTCTCATCCCTACACCTGCAAGATTCCTAGCACACTGAGACTTCCATGATGTCTGAGATCCCTGGAATGGAAATGACTAACCAGCACCACCACTTGCAAACTTTTCCCAAGTGTATTAGGCAAGGCACCTCTCTCTCTGCTGATGCAGTGCTGGGTCACCTCTGAAGTTCAAACATCCTGAGCACTTTCAGCCTTGTGGGGCGAGTGGCTGTTCCAGTCTCACCAGTTTGGAATGGTGATAGATACACTTcaaaaatttttgaagaaaacaaacaaaaaagcccaaacccccaaaaaatcacttttttttgcttgtttgttttttcatctgaGCCAAGGATTATGCCACCTAGTCATGTCTAGTCTTCCAATTAGTCTTGTTGATGGTATTttagagggaaagggaagaggggggggaagTATGCAGAAGCTCCTCTCTTCTATTCTAAATGCAAACACAagtttaatacagaaaaaaaggataCAGGAAGGTTTtcagcaaacagaaaatgaacTAATAGAGAGTCAATGCCGCACATGGTCATTGGTTTCTTACGGTATGTTGGGAAACCCACACATCTGGATAGCTGATTCCAGAGCTGTGGAAAATAGTCTGAAAACATGTGAAATTGTTTAATACAGCCCTACGTCCTGTCACCAATATCACACACACATTACTATAAATGGAACTTTCTAGTCTGTAAAGCTGCAATGAATGTGACAGTCCTACCGTGGAGAGTTGAACCCGCTGTCCACAGTAATGCTGCTGCTGTCCATGCTGTCCAGGCGGGCTGAGTGGGTGGCTCTCTGGTTGTtgctattttctgtttccttcggGGTGAGAAGAGTAAGATTTTTCTCAAACTTTCGCTGCagatctctctccttttctctctctagGAGCCATTGCATCGTACCAACATCATCcctgttcttttcttcctcagcatTTTTGTTGGTTCCTTCCTCTGAGTCGTCGTCGTCAGACACATTGTAGTAGTCGAAGGAGGCCTCCTGGTTCCCAGTTGTCTCTTGCTGTCTCTGTGAAGCGGGAGTGACTTGTGTGACTGAGGTTACTATCGCTTGTTCAAGTTTCTCACATCTGACTGGCAACGTGTCAGGGGGGGTCTTTTGATGGGGCTTTAGCAGGGGTGTGCTAGACTTATGGTAACTATTCACAGAAAGAGTGTTGTGCAGGGGTTTAAAGAGTGTATCCTTGctaaatatttctttccttttatcaAGGCTGCTTGACTCAGCGCTATGGTGTTGAACCAGCCGCCCGTTTGCAATCACCTCTGGAGTTTGGCCAGCAACCGCTGAACCACCGTTTGGGCCCTTTGGGGACTCCTCTTTGTGCACCCCAGGCTCCCTAGCAATATGTTGAGTCTGTCTTTCTGCAGGAGTCATTTTTTTGAGCCCATCTGTCCCTGTCAGCGTATCATGATCCTCTTTATTCTTTCCCAGTGGTGATGGAGCGGTAAGCACAGTCTCACTGGATGTGTTGCACTGAAAATAGTCATCAACTGCAGATTTTGTTGTGCAGGAGTTGAGCTCGCTATATGATGGCAAATTCTCTGCAGGCTTGCTTTGTTCCAATAGGCTACAAGAACTGGGGGTTTCTACGCTGCCACTAGCGATTTCAGGGATGCAAGTCTCTTTGTAGCTTGCAGATGAAATCAGAGCCCTTTGATGACTGAGAGACTGAGATGGCCTTAAAGTACTATCATCAATGTAAGTTTGGCTAGTCGTTTGGTCATCTGGGCTACAGCCTTCACCTATATCTTCAGGTGTGCCTAAAGTAGCTGAGCCCAGAGGTCCCTTGGAGTTATCCATGGATCTAGACCTTTCTTTAGCCTTACTGGACCGCTCATTCCTCGATCTTCTATCCTGTGTATGGCTGTGGCTCCGATGGACCTTGGAGTGGGAGCTTCCCCTGGAAGGTTCAGGGAAAGGCATTTCAGTTCTTCTTTTGGCCAGCTCACCAGACACGTCCCACTCTGGTGTCATGGGAAAGTGAGATTCAATCATGTTAGGATTGCTGTGCATTATAAAATTATCTCCCTTGTGTTCTATTATAAAACAGCCTTCCCGTGGGGATCGAGTCAAGGGATCATAGAACTCATACTCCCTTTCAGCAGGTATATCCAAATGAGAGCCATCTGATGGGTCTCCTTTGGACACCCGAGTCTTGCTGTGTGACCTCGATTTCCCATGAGACTTTCTGTGATTCCTGCTCTTTTTACTTCGTCCACTGTGGTGAGCTGAAGATCCTGCTTTGCTTCGTtgagctttttcttcttcaagttTCTTCATTAGTGCAGTGTGCCTCATGACATTTTCCACAGTCAAGTCTGGGTTAATGCGCCTGATAATCTCCATTTCTACCTCTCTAGGTATAGTGGTAGGGGTGTCCTCATCCCTTAGCGGCCACTCCTCTGGAGGAAACTGGGCAGAGAAATTTGCCAACTGTTTTGTCTTGTCCTTCTTAAAACTTAATCGGAATAATTTGAGTCCAAATTTCTTAGACTGCTTTTCTACATCCTTAGGCTTTGTGAGTGTCTCTGCTTTATAAGAAAAATTGACAGTACTTTTACTTTTCTCAGTAGGTGGGACCTGACATAACGAAGGAGGACAGTATGAGTCTTTACAGTCTTTTGCTGATTTCCTCTGTAGAGTAGATGCATGCATGCTGTGCATGTCTTCTCTGCAACAATGGCAGGAGTCGCAGTGGTTTTTGGGTAGTGTTCGGTCCCTGACGCATCCCGAGGTGGAGGGAGTTATAGTTCCTTGTTGTGGAGAGGTACATTGAGACCTGTCAGGTATCCTCTCATCCAAATGGTACCATTTACTGTTAGTTCTTATGAGAGATGGTGTTATGAAGTAAGTCTGTGGGGTTACAATGAAATAACCATCCGGAGTTGGGTATATTTTCCTCTCCCGCACAAGCATATTCAAGGTATGTCGAAGGATTTCTGGACTGGGTGTTGGAACTCCTAGAAATGACAGTAAAAACATATCAGGGAGTGCATAAAACCATGCAGGACTCTCTGGCTCCCCACTCCCCagcaaaaagctgtttcttcCAATGTGCAAACTGGACTATGCTGAACAAACAACTTCAGTAAAGCACTTTGTTAGGCATTCTCTTGTCTGTTTTTCCACTTATCTCCTACACTTCAGACATATCAATTATTAATTAAATAGAAAGAAGGCCATTAAtggagtatttttaaaaaaaaaaaaaaaaagagagaactaGTCACTTCCATTGCACAGGTGACCTTAAGCTACAAGATGGAATCACTGGAAATCAAAGGGTGTCAGGGGAAACATTTCACTTTTATTCTTCTTCCAACTAAATATTTATATTCCAATTCACCAGAACTATTTATTATAATGCCCAGTCATCTATAAAACAGTGGTTATTTGTATGCCTAAGTTGTTTTTCGATGGAAGAgtactacacagaaaaaaaaccatactcCCAAACTGCCCCTTTATCACCAACTCGATTGAACTGACTTGCTCTCCCATTAAAACACGTTTCAACTATATCAGCTGCTCCAAAAAAGACATGCTTTGAATACCACAGTACATCTTACCCAAACAGACTTTTCCACTATGCTGGAAGTTATATATTTAGCTCCTAAAAATTTGCTTCTCAGAGTTCCTTGCCCTTTGTGTGAGATGTGAGGGACACTGCTTAAGTGCATATATCACATACCGAGAGAAGGACAAATATGACAACCTTCATCAATGCCACATTAGCCACATGGTAGACTTGGCATTGTGAGCCCGGTCCTTTCCACTACCACTACTCCTGCCGGCTTCAGCGGTGCAGGACCAACTCTTCAATACTTTATTGTATAATAACCAAGTTAGCATGCTGTGCATAGGAAAAAGTTCCATCTAGAGCTAAGGAAAGAAGTGGTTTATAGTTCACAAGCtagttaaaaaaaacctgtttatgctgaataagaaataaaaatccttcaaaattttcagtggaaaaagcTATCTTCAATCAATACATTTTGTTGaactaaaatgcattttaattttaatttaatgctGCGTACTGACCTGGTTTACATTTTTAGAACTAGAGAAATATTCTTCAAAAGTTTGGATGGTCTATTTTAAACTAAAGCTAATATTATTTACTCTGGttcttagttttattttcaaggaaactgatttagaaaaaaaaaatagaattagagAGTAActtaggttgaaagggacctcatgAAGTCATCTGGTCAACACCCCTACTCATAGCCAGGCCAACTTAGATCAAGTTGGTCAGAGCCTTGTCAAGTCAAACTCTTGACTATCTTCAAGAACAGAAATTCCATGGAATCATGCAttcaaaaacatttcaacaaAGTATATGCTTTTACAAAAATACTTCATGGAAAAATCTCAACCAGGTGTACCTGCCACAAACACAGTATCTTCAGTAGCACAATAGTCTCTGGTCACCAGTTCTTCTCCCACATGTCAAAGGCTGGAGCCTGCAAGCTCACCGATCTCCTTGTCTTAGCAAACATGAGGATGACAGCAAAGGCTCTGGCACTATGACCAACACTCCATCAAAAGATTAGCAACAAGAAATAGAGAAGTTGTACTAATTCCTTAACTCACCCTCTTCCTTGCTACTGGGTTGCAGGCAACATAGTAAGTATTCTTATGTCTGGCTTTGAATGTTGTTTGAATTTAGAGACATGACCATACTGCTCACATCCAGTAATATCTGTAACTAAAAATCTTACAATGGAAACAGCAAAGTGTTAGGAATAACATGGACACATGAGTGAAAGCAGTTACAACAGAGAAGGTTCCACGGAGGATTACATAGGGGCAGTAAATATATTTCATGCACAGTCCACAGAGCTGAAAGACTGGGGCCAATCCAGACAAAAGAAGTAAAGGAGATAAAGAAAGGATATAAGTTGAGAGAATGACACTGAAAATTGGAAATAATATGCAAATGAAATGGAGAATCAGGAATGTGCATTTTCTCCCTCAAATGTGGGTGTCCTCAATTTATGTGATAATTCTGTTGAGAGCAACAAAGACCCCCAGAACTGCTGGATGAGCAAACATGCCAGAAATAGCAACAGATGGGAAAAACTGAAATCCAGAGAGCTGGGGCAAAAAAAGGCTACCCCTCCCTAGCCCAGAGTCTCTCTGGACTGAAATGAACATGCCGAGCTTCCTCTGGATTGTGAGGCAGTGGCAACTGGAGAGCAGGCTGCCCTCCACATGAGCTTTCAGTAAAGCACAGgaagatgaagagagatttcaattTCCATAACAACCAGCAGTCATCATCTAACCTCTTCTTTCCTGCAGTAGAGCTGCTGTGTCTGCTTGGGTAACACCACCCCTTTTACATTATGCCTTACATCACCACAAGAAGAAGATGACCCCGAACTCAAGCTCACATACTTCTCCATCCTGTGCTGCAGGGTCCAAACCCGGTCCAACTGAGATGCACTTGCTGTGCAGCAGCCAAACTCTCTGCCTCTACAGAAACAACCTGACTGATCCATTGTATCTTTCAGGAGCTTACATGTAAATACGTCAACACATACTTACCTTTGTCTGCAAGAACTAGGTTCTTCATCCTTACTTTACTTAAAGACTTTTCTTAACATACTGTTTCAAGAACATTGGAACAAAaataaaggagaggaaaacattCTCCTGGGAGTTCACAGAAAACTTAGGGAAAGAGATTGAAATGGGTCTTCTGATGTTCTACATTAACTTAGGCAAAAATGCATTGCAAATACATGGTAAAAATAACGATATGTATTTTTTCACCCAGTAAACCATAATGACTACAATGTGGTGGGTAAATGAGTAAATCACTGGATGCACAGTAGTTACATTAATTAAGTCCTGTGAATAGAGAATGTGCAGATaaacaccaattaaaaaaaaatagtgtgccTGGGCAGTCGATGATGCTGTAAAGTTAATTGTGTCAGCCTTCTCCCTGGAGTTGGAGACTATTCCTTTTATCACTCC
The sequence above is drawn from the Strix aluco isolate bStrAlu1 chromosome 4, bStrAlu1.hap1, whole genome shotgun sequence genome and encodes:
- the STOX2 gene encoding storkhead-box protein 2 isoform X1 translates to MPRRAERCLQIAPHSLAIVLGAAAGGRPGGGGGAGPAAELGRHRIGYEIFADFKRENMQHFWDRRATAAVAETFFLGWIDEQVLLVQGKEEHLEVLRQGWARRSLKPPSGFHIKCLGDVSPISMSPISQSQFIPLGEILCLAISAMNSARKQVTQEALMEHLTTCFPGVPTPSPEILRHTLNMLVRERKIYPTPDGYFIVTPQTYFITPSLIRTNSKWYHLDERIPDRSQCTSPQQGTITPSTSGCVRDRTLPKNHCDSCHCCREDMHSMHASTLQRKSAKDCKDSYCPPSLCQVPPTEKSKSTVNFSYKAETLTKPKDVEKQSKKFGLKLFRLSFKKDKTKQLANFSAQFPPEEWPLRDEDTPTTIPREVEMEIIRRINPDLTVENVMRHTALMKKLEEEKAQRSKAGSSAHHSGRSKKSRNHRKSHGKSRSHSKTRVSKGDPSDGSHLDIPAEREYEFYDPLTRSPREGCFIIEHKGDNFIMHSNPNMIESHFPMTPEWDVSGELAKRRTEMPFPEPSRGSSHSKVHRSHSHTQDRRSRNERSSKAKERSRSMDNSKGPLGSATLGTPEDIGEGCSPDDQTTSQTYIDDSTLRPSQSLSHQRALISSASYKETCIPEIASGSVETPSSCSLLEQSKPAENLPSYSELNSCTTKSAVDDYFQCNTSSETVLTAPSPLGKNKEDHDTLTGTDGLKKMTPAERQTQHIAREPGVHKEESPKGPNGGSAVAGQTPEVIANGRLVQHHSAESSSLDKRKEIFSKDTLFKPLHNTLSVNSYHKSSTPLLKPHQKTPPDTLPVRCEKLEQAIVTSVTQVTPASQRQQETTGNQEASFDYYNVSDDDDSEEGTNKNAEEEKNRDDVGTMQWLLEREKERDLQRKFEKNLTLLTPKETENSNNQRATHSARLDSMDSSSITVDSGFNSPRTRESLASNTSSIVESNRRQNPALSPAHGGAGPTFNFRATADPPTSEAEKLQKPANCLQASVTSV
- the STOX2 gene encoding storkhead-box protein 2 isoform X2, whose protein sequence is MKKTRSTTLRRAWPSSDFSDRASDRMRSRSEKDYRLHKHFPPAFISQASRGYMTSGDVSPISMSPISQSQFIPLGEILCLAISAMNSARKQVTQEALMEHLTTCFPGVPTPSPEILRHTLNMLVRERKIYPTPDGYFIVTPQTYFITPSLIRTNSKWYHLDERIPDRSQCTSPQQGTITPSTSGCVRDRTLPKNHCDSCHCCREDMHSMHASTLQRKSAKDCKDSYCPPSLCQVPPTEKSKSTVNFSYKAETLTKPKDVEKQSKKFGLKLFRLSFKKDKTKQLANFSAQFPPEEWPLRDEDTPTTIPREVEMEIIRRINPDLTVENVMRHTALMKKLEEEKAQRSKAGSSAHHSGRSKKSRNHRKSHGKSRSHSKTRVSKGDPSDGSHLDIPAEREYEFYDPLTRSPREGCFIIEHKGDNFIMHSNPNMIESHFPMTPEWDVSGELAKRRTEMPFPEPSRGSSHSKVHRSHSHTQDRRSRNERSSKAKERSRSMDNSKGPLGSATLGTPEDIGEGCSPDDQTTSQTYIDDSTLRPSQSLSHQRALISSASYKETCIPEIASGSVETPSSCSLLEQSKPAENLPSYSELNSCTTKSAVDDYFQCNTSSETVLTAPSPLGKNKEDHDTLTGTDGLKKMTPAERQTQHIAREPGVHKEESPKGPNGGSAVAGQTPEVIANGRLVQHHSAESSSLDKRKEIFSKDTLFKPLHNTLSVNSYHKSSTPLLKPHQKTPPDTLPVRCEKLEQAIVTSVTQVTPASQRQQETTGNQEASFDYYNVSDDDDSEEGTNKNAEEEKNRDDVGTMQWLLEREKERDLQRKFEKNLTLLTPKETENSNNQRATHSARLDSMDSSSITVDSGFNSPRTRESLASNTSSIVESNRRQNPALSPAHGGAGPTFNFRATADPPTSEAEKLQKPANCLQASVTSV
- the STOX2 gene encoding storkhead-box protein 2 isoform X4, which codes for MSPISQSQFIPLGEILCLAISAMNSARKQVTQEALMEHLTTCFPGVPTPSPEILRHTLNMLVRERKIYPTPDGYFIVTPQTYFITPSLIRTNSKWYHLDERIPDRSQCTSPQQGTITPSTSGCVRDRTLPKNHCDSCHCCREDMHSMHASTLQRKSAKDCKDSYCPPSLCQVPPTEKSKSTVNFSYKAETLTKPKDVEKQSKKFGLKLFRLSFKKDKTKQLANFSAQFPPEEWPLRDEDTPTTIPREVEMEIIRRINPDLTVENVMRHTALMKKLEEEKAQRSKAGSSAHHSGRSKKSRNHRKSHGKSRSHSKTRVSKGDPSDGSHLDIPAEREYEFYDPLTRSPREGCFIIEHKGDNFIMHSNPNMIESHFPMTPEWDVSGELAKRRTEMPFPEPSRGSSHSKVHRSHSHTQDRRSRNERSSKAKERSRSMDNSKGPLGSATLGTPEDIGEGCSPDDQTTSQTYIDDSTLRPSQSLSHQRALISSASYKETCIPEIASGSVETPSSCSLLEQSKPAENLPSYSELNSCTTKSAVDDYFQCNTSSETVLTAPSPLGKNKEDHDTLTGTDGLKKMTPAERQTQHIAREPGVHKEESPKGPNGGSAVAGQTPEVIANGRLVQHHSAESSSLDKRKEIFSKDTLFKPLHNTLSVNSYHKSSTPLLKPHQKTPPDTLPVRCEKLEQAIVTSVTQVTPASQRQQETTGNQEASFDYYNVSDDDDSEEGTNKNAEEEKNRDDVGTMQWLLEREKERDLQRKFEKNLTLLTPKETENSNNQRATHSARLDSMDSSSITVDSGFNSPRTRESLASNTSSIVESNRRQNPALSPAHGGAGPTFNFRATADPPTSEAEKLQKPANCLQASVTSV
- the STOX2 gene encoding storkhead-box protein 2 isoform X5, producing MLVRERKIYPTPDGYFIVTPQTYFITPSLIRTNSKWYHLDERIPDRSQCTSPQQGTITPSTSGCVRDRTLPKNHCDSCHCCREDMHSMHASTLQRKSAKDCKDSYCPPSLCQVPPTEKSKSTVNFSYKAETLTKPKDVEKQSKKFGLKLFRLSFKKDKTKQLANFSAQFPPEEWPLRDEDTPTTIPREVEMEIIRRINPDLTVENVMRHTALMKKLEEEKAQRSKAGSSAHHSGRSKKSRNHRKSHGKSRSHSKTRVSKGDPSDGSHLDIPAEREYEFYDPLTRSPREGCFIIEHKGDNFIMHSNPNMIESHFPMTPEWDVSGELAKRRTEMPFPEPSRGSSHSKVHRSHSHTQDRRSRNERSSKAKERSRSMDNSKGPLGSATLGTPEDIGEGCSPDDQTTSQTYIDDSTLRPSQSLSHQRALISSASYKETCIPEIASGSVETPSSCSLLEQSKPAENLPSYSELNSCTTKSAVDDYFQCNTSSETVLTAPSPLGKNKEDHDTLTGTDGLKKMTPAERQTQHIAREPGVHKEESPKGPNGGSAVAGQTPEVIANGRLVQHHSAESSSLDKRKEIFSKDTLFKPLHNTLSVNSYHKSSTPLLKPHQKTPPDTLPVRCEKLEQAIVTSVTQVTPASQRQQETTGNQEASFDYYNVSDDDDSEEGTNKNAEEEKNRDDVGTMQWLLEREKERDLQRKFEKNLTLLTPKETENSNNQRATHSARLDSMDSSSITVDSGFNSPRTRESLASNTSSIVESNRRQNPALSPAHGGAGPTFNFRATADPPTSEAEKLQKPANCLQASVTSV